One window of the Synechococcus sp. CC9311 genome contains the following:
- a CDS encoding high light inducible protein, protein MTTTTLRYNGRAFIYAPTSLVARDGEEHGNVYAKEPRLELATPNAGWGFHERAEKLIGRLAMIGFVAATATELISGEGWLRTIGL, encoded by the coding sequence ATGACCACCACCACACTCCGTTACAACGGCAGAGCTTTTATCTACGCACCAACCAGCCTTGTCGCCAGAGATGGTGAAGAACACGGCAATGTGTACGCCAAAGAGCCGCGTCTGGAATTGGCCACACCAAATGCTGGTTGGGGCTTCCACGAGCGAGCAGAAAAGCTCATTGGTCGCCTAGCAATGATTGGATTCGTCGCTGCGACAGCGACAGAACTGATCAGCGGTGAGGGCTGGCTGCGCACCATTGGGCTTTAA